A window of Sebastes umbrosus isolate fSebUmb1 chromosome 3, fSebUmb1.pri, whole genome shotgun sequence contains these coding sequences:
- the g3bp2 gene encoding ras GTPase-activating protein-binding protein 2 isoform X3 — protein MVMEKPSPLLVGREFVRQYYTLLNKAPDFLHRFYGRNSSYVHGGLDPSGKLAEAVYGQAEIHKKVMSLQFSECHTKIRHVDAHATLSDGVVVQVLGELSNNGQPMRKFMQTFVLAPEGSVANKFYVHNDIFRYEDEVFGDSEAELDEESEEEVEEEQEERQASPEPLQESPNSTTYYEPHPVTNGVEEPMEEPAPEPEPEPEPEPKVEEIKPEVDEKVLEEMEEKAPSPAPVESPPNTQEPPKTFSWASVTSKNLPPSGTVASSGIPPHVVKAPSSQPRVEAKTETQTAPLRPRDQRTRDRPAFIPRGPRPGSRGENESGDMDSRRIVRYPDSHQLFVGNLPHDIDESELKEFFMTYGNVVELRINTKGVGGKLPNFGFVVFDDAEPVQRILGAKVEGPIMFRGEVRLNVEEKKTRAVRERETRGGGDDRRDMRRNDRGPGGSRGIVGSGMMRERDGRGPPPRGGMAPKPGMGSGRGSGGQGEGRFTTQRR, from the exons ATGGTGATGGAGAAGCCAAGTCCCCTGCTTGTAGGGCGGGAGTTTGTGAGGCAGTATTACACACTTTTAAACAAGGCACCAGATTTCCTGCACAG GTTTTATGGGAGGAATTCTTCCTACGTTCATGGAGGACTTGACCCAAGTGGGAAGCTGGCGGAAGCGGTGTACGGGCAAGCG GAAATCCACAAGAAGGTCATGTCCCTGCAGTTCAGTGAGTGCCACACAAAGATCAGGCATGTGGATGCCCATGCCACACTGAGTGATGGAGTGGTGGTGCAAGTCCTTGGCGAACTGTCCAACAATGGTCAGCCCATGAGGAAGTTTATGCAAACATTCGTGCTTGCTCCAGAG GGTTCGGTGGCAAACAAGTTCTACGTCCACAATGACATCTTCCGTTATGAAGATGAGGTTTTTGGAGACTCTGAAGCTGAGCTTGATGAAG AATCAGAGGAGGAGGTTGAAGAGGAGCAAGAGGAGAGGCAGGCATCCCCTGAGCCACTTCAAGAAAGCCCCAACAGCACCACCTATTACGAACCTCACCCTGTCAC TAATGGAGTAGAGGAGCCCATGGAGGAGCCTGCTCCAGAGCCTGAGCCCGAGCCTGAACCAGAACCCAAAGTAGAGGAGATAAAGCCTGAAGTAGATGAGAAGGTTctggaagagatggaggagaaagcACCGTCACCGGCCCCTGTGGAGTCCCCACCAAACACCCAGGAGCCTCCCAAG ACCTTCTCGTGGGCCTCAGTGACCAGTAAAAACCTGCCTCCTAGCGGCACAGTCGCCTCCTCTGGAATCCCACCCCATGTTGTTAAAGCTCCAAGCTCACAG CCCAGAGTTGAAGCCAAGACGGAGACACAGACGGCACCTCTTCGGCCCAGAGACCAGCGGACACGCGACAGACCAGCCTTCATTCCGCGGGGTCCCAGGCCTG GTAGTCGGGGAGAAAATGAATCTGGTGACATGGACAGCAGGCGGATCGTGCGGTACCCAGACAGTCACCAGCTTTTTGTTGGAAACCTCCCGCATGACATCGACGAGAGCGAGCTCAAAGAGTTCTTCATGA caTATGGAAATGTTGTGGAGCTGCGGATCAACACCAAGGGCGTTGGTGGGAAGCTGCCCAACTTTGGATTTGTGGTCTTTGACGACGCTGAACCTGTTCAAAGAATCCTGGGGGCCAAGGTAGAAGGG CCCATCATGTTCCGAGGCGAGGTGCGTCTGAAcgtggaggagaagaagacgaGGGCGGTGCGTGAACGAGAGACCCGCGGCGGAGGAGACGACCGTCGGGACATGAGGCGCAACGACCGGGGCCCCGGAGGTTCGAGAGGCATCGTGGGAAGCGGAATGATGCGAGAGCGTGACGGGAGGGGACCACCACCTCGAGGCGGCATGGCCCCCAAACCTGGCATGGGCTCCGGAAGAGGCTCCGGTGGCCAGGGAGAGGGTCGCTTCACGACCCAGCGCCGCTGA
- the g3bp2 gene encoding ras GTPase-activating protein-binding protein 2 isoform X1: MVMEKPSPLLVGREFVRQYYTLLNKAPDFLHRFYGRNSSYVHGGLDPSGKLAEAVYGQAEIHKKVMSLQFSECHTKIRHVDAHATLSDGVVVQVLGELSNNGQPMRKFMQTFVLAPEGSVANKFYVHNDIFRYEDEVFGDSEAELDEESEEEVEEEQEERQASPEPLQESPNSTTYYEPHPVTNGVEEPMEEPAPEPEPEPEPEPKVEEIKPEVDEKVLEEMEEKAPSPAPVESPPNTQEPPKTFSWASVTSKNLPPSGTVASSGIPPHVVKAPSSQPRVEAKTETQTAPLRPRDQRTRDRPAFIPRGPRPDGVASSESQTGKPHLSFVNKGSRGENESGDMDSRRIVRYPDSHQLFVGNLPHDIDESELKEFFMTYGNVVELRINTKGVGGKLPNFGFVVFDDAEPVQRILGAKVEGPIMFRGEVRLNVEEKKTRAVRERETRGGGDDRRDMRRNDRGPGGSRGIVGSGMMRERDGRGPPPRGGMAPKPGMGSGRGSGGQGEGRFTTQRR, from the exons ATGGTGATGGAGAAGCCAAGTCCCCTGCTTGTAGGGCGGGAGTTTGTGAGGCAGTATTACACACTTTTAAACAAGGCACCAGATTTCCTGCACAG GTTTTATGGGAGGAATTCTTCCTACGTTCATGGAGGACTTGACCCAAGTGGGAAGCTGGCGGAAGCGGTGTACGGGCAAGCG GAAATCCACAAGAAGGTCATGTCCCTGCAGTTCAGTGAGTGCCACACAAAGATCAGGCATGTGGATGCCCATGCCACACTGAGTGATGGAGTGGTGGTGCAAGTCCTTGGCGAACTGTCCAACAATGGTCAGCCCATGAGGAAGTTTATGCAAACATTCGTGCTTGCTCCAGAG GGTTCGGTGGCAAACAAGTTCTACGTCCACAATGACATCTTCCGTTATGAAGATGAGGTTTTTGGAGACTCTGAAGCTGAGCTTGATGAAG AATCAGAGGAGGAGGTTGAAGAGGAGCAAGAGGAGAGGCAGGCATCCCCTGAGCCACTTCAAGAAAGCCCCAACAGCACCACCTATTACGAACCTCACCCTGTCAC TAATGGAGTAGAGGAGCCCATGGAGGAGCCTGCTCCAGAGCCTGAGCCCGAGCCTGAACCAGAACCCAAAGTAGAGGAGATAAAGCCTGAAGTAGATGAGAAGGTTctggaagagatggaggagaaagcACCGTCACCGGCCCCTGTGGAGTCCCCACCAAACACCCAGGAGCCTCCCAAG ACCTTCTCGTGGGCCTCAGTGACCAGTAAAAACCTGCCTCCTAGCGGCACAGTCGCCTCCTCTGGAATCCCACCCCATGTTGTTAAAGCTCCAAGCTCACAG CCCAGAGTTGAAGCCAAGACGGAGACACAGACGGCACCTCTTCGGCCCAGAGACCAGCGGACACGCGACAGACCAGCCTTCATTCCGCGGGGTCCCAGGCCTG ATGGTGTTGCGTCTTCGGAGTCACAAACGGGGAAACCACACTTGAGTTTTGTTAACAAAG GTAGTCGGGGAGAAAATGAATCTGGTGACATGGACAGCAGGCGGATCGTGCGGTACCCAGACAGTCACCAGCTTTTTGTTGGAAACCTCCCGCATGACATCGACGAGAGCGAGCTCAAAGAGTTCTTCATGA caTATGGAAATGTTGTGGAGCTGCGGATCAACACCAAGGGCGTTGGTGGGAAGCTGCCCAACTTTGGATTTGTGGTCTTTGACGACGCTGAACCTGTTCAAAGAATCCTGGGGGCCAAGGTAGAAGGG CCCATCATGTTCCGAGGCGAGGTGCGTCTGAAcgtggaggagaagaagacgaGGGCGGTGCGTGAACGAGAGACCCGCGGCGGAGGAGACGACCGTCGGGACATGAGGCGCAACGACCGGGGCCCCGGAGGTTCGAGAGGCATCGTGGGAAGCGGAATGATGCGAGAGCGTGACGGGAGGGGACCACCACCTCGAGGCGGCATGGCCCCCAAACCTGGCATGGGCTCCGGAAGAGGCTCCGGTGGCCAGGGAGAGGGTCGCTTCACGACCCAGCGCCGCTGA
- the g3bp2 gene encoding ras GTPase-activating protein-binding protein 2 isoform X2, with protein sequence MVMEKPSPLLVGREFVRQYYTLLNKAPDFLHRFYGRNSSYVHGGLDPSGKLAEAVYGQAEIHKKVMSLQFSECHTKIRHVDAHATLSDGVVVQVLGELSNNGQPMRKFMQTFVLAPEGSVANKFYVHNDIFRYEDEVFGDSEAELDEESEEEVEEEQEERQASPEPLQESPNSTTYYEPHPVTNGVEEPMEEPAPEPEPEPEPEPKVEEIKPEVDEKVLEEMEEKAPSPAPVESPPNTQEPPKTFSWASVTSKNLPPSGTVASSGIPPHVVKAPSSQPRVEAKTETQTAPLRPRDQRTRDRPAFIPRGPRPDGVASSESQTGKPHLSFVNKGSRGENESGDMDSRRIVRYPDSHQLFVGNLPHDIDESELKEFFMTYGNVVELRINTKGVGGKLPNFGFVVFDDAEPVQRILGAKPIMFRGEVRLNVEEKKTRAVRERETRGGGDDRRDMRRNDRGPGGSRGIVGSGMMRERDGRGPPPRGGMAPKPGMGSGRGSGGQGEGRFTTQRR encoded by the exons ATGGTGATGGAGAAGCCAAGTCCCCTGCTTGTAGGGCGGGAGTTTGTGAGGCAGTATTACACACTTTTAAACAAGGCACCAGATTTCCTGCACAG GTTTTATGGGAGGAATTCTTCCTACGTTCATGGAGGACTTGACCCAAGTGGGAAGCTGGCGGAAGCGGTGTACGGGCAAGCG GAAATCCACAAGAAGGTCATGTCCCTGCAGTTCAGTGAGTGCCACACAAAGATCAGGCATGTGGATGCCCATGCCACACTGAGTGATGGAGTGGTGGTGCAAGTCCTTGGCGAACTGTCCAACAATGGTCAGCCCATGAGGAAGTTTATGCAAACATTCGTGCTTGCTCCAGAG GGTTCGGTGGCAAACAAGTTCTACGTCCACAATGACATCTTCCGTTATGAAGATGAGGTTTTTGGAGACTCTGAAGCTGAGCTTGATGAAG AATCAGAGGAGGAGGTTGAAGAGGAGCAAGAGGAGAGGCAGGCATCCCCTGAGCCACTTCAAGAAAGCCCCAACAGCACCACCTATTACGAACCTCACCCTGTCAC TAATGGAGTAGAGGAGCCCATGGAGGAGCCTGCTCCAGAGCCTGAGCCCGAGCCTGAACCAGAACCCAAAGTAGAGGAGATAAAGCCTGAAGTAGATGAGAAGGTTctggaagagatggaggagaaagcACCGTCACCGGCCCCTGTGGAGTCCCCACCAAACACCCAGGAGCCTCCCAAG ACCTTCTCGTGGGCCTCAGTGACCAGTAAAAACCTGCCTCCTAGCGGCACAGTCGCCTCCTCTGGAATCCCACCCCATGTTGTTAAAGCTCCAAGCTCACAG CCCAGAGTTGAAGCCAAGACGGAGACACAGACGGCACCTCTTCGGCCCAGAGACCAGCGGACACGCGACAGACCAGCCTTCATTCCGCGGGGTCCCAGGCCTG ATGGTGTTGCGTCTTCGGAGTCACAAACGGGGAAACCACACTTGAGTTTTGTTAACAAAG GTAGTCGGGGAGAAAATGAATCTGGTGACATGGACAGCAGGCGGATCGTGCGGTACCCAGACAGTCACCAGCTTTTTGTTGGAAACCTCCCGCATGACATCGACGAGAGCGAGCTCAAAGAGTTCTTCATGA caTATGGAAATGTTGTGGAGCTGCGGATCAACACCAAGGGCGTTGGTGGGAAGCTGCCCAACTTTGGATTTGTGGTCTTTGACGACGCTGAACCTGTTCAAAGAATCCTGGGGGCCAAG CCCATCATGTTCCGAGGCGAGGTGCGTCTGAAcgtggaggagaagaagacgaGGGCGGTGCGTGAACGAGAGACCCGCGGCGGAGGAGACGACCGTCGGGACATGAGGCGCAACGACCGGGGCCCCGGAGGTTCGAGAGGCATCGTGGGAAGCGGAATGATGCGAGAGCGTGACGGGAGGGGACCACCACCTCGAGGCGGCATGGCCCCCAAACCTGGCATGGGCTCCGGAAGAGGCTCCGGTGGCCAGGGAGAGGGTCGCTTCACGACCCAGCGCCGCTGA
- the g3bp2 gene encoding ras GTPase-activating protein-binding protein 2 isoform X4, giving the protein MVMEKPSPLLVGREFVRQYYTLLNKAPDFLHRFYGRNSSYVHGGLDPSGKLAEAVYGQAEIHKKVMSLQFSECHTKIRHVDAHATLSDGVVVQVLGELSNNGQPMRKFMQTFVLAPEGSVANKFYVHNDIFRYEDEVFGDSEAELDEESEEEVEEEQEERQASPEPLQESPNSTTYYEPHPVTNGVEEPMEEPAPEPEPEPEPEPKVEEIKPEVDEKVLEEMEEKAPSPAPVESPPNTQEPPKTFSWASVTSKNLPPSGTVASSGIPPHVVKAPSSQPRVEAKTETQTAPLRPRDQRTRDRPAFIPRGPRPGSRGENESGDMDSRRIVRYPDSHQLFVGNLPHDIDESELKEFFMTYGNVVELRINTKGVGGKLPNFGFVVFDDAEPVQRILGAKPIMFRGEVRLNVEEKKTRAVRERETRGGGDDRRDMRRNDRGPGGSRGIVGSGMMRERDGRGPPPRGGMAPKPGMGSGRGSGGQGEGRFTTQRR; this is encoded by the exons ATGGTGATGGAGAAGCCAAGTCCCCTGCTTGTAGGGCGGGAGTTTGTGAGGCAGTATTACACACTTTTAAACAAGGCACCAGATTTCCTGCACAG GTTTTATGGGAGGAATTCTTCCTACGTTCATGGAGGACTTGACCCAAGTGGGAAGCTGGCGGAAGCGGTGTACGGGCAAGCG GAAATCCACAAGAAGGTCATGTCCCTGCAGTTCAGTGAGTGCCACACAAAGATCAGGCATGTGGATGCCCATGCCACACTGAGTGATGGAGTGGTGGTGCAAGTCCTTGGCGAACTGTCCAACAATGGTCAGCCCATGAGGAAGTTTATGCAAACATTCGTGCTTGCTCCAGAG GGTTCGGTGGCAAACAAGTTCTACGTCCACAATGACATCTTCCGTTATGAAGATGAGGTTTTTGGAGACTCTGAAGCTGAGCTTGATGAAG AATCAGAGGAGGAGGTTGAAGAGGAGCAAGAGGAGAGGCAGGCATCCCCTGAGCCACTTCAAGAAAGCCCCAACAGCACCACCTATTACGAACCTCACCCTGTCAC TAATGGAGTAGAGGAGCCCATGGAGGAGCCTGCTCCAGAGCCTGAGCCCGAGCCTGAACCAGAACCCAAAGTAGAGGAGATAAAGCCTGAAGTAGATGAGAAGGTTctggaagagatggaggagaaagcACCGTCACCGGCCCCTGTGGAGTCCCCACCAAACACCCAGGAGCCTCCCAAG ACCTTCTCGTGGGCCTCAGTGACCAGTAAAAACCTGCCTCCTAGCGGCACAGTCGCCTCCTCTGGAATCCCACCCCATGTTGTTAAAGCTCCAAGCTCACAG CCCAGAGTTGAAGCCAAGACGGAGACACAGACGGCACCTCTTCGGCCCAGAGACCAGCGGACACGCGACAGACCAGCCTTCATTCCGCGGGGTCCCAGGCCTG GTAGTCGGGGAGAAAATGAATCTGGTGACATGGACAGCAGGCGGATCGTGCGGTACCCAGACAGTCACCAGCTTTTTGTTGGAAACCTCCCGCATGACATCGACGAGAGCGAGCTCAAAGAGTTCTTCATGA caTATGGAAATGTTGTGGAGCTGCGGATCAACACCAAGGGCGTTGGTGGGAAGCTGCCCAACTTTGGATTTGTGGTCTTTGACGACGCTGAACCTGTTCAAAGAATCCTGGGGGCCAAG CCCATCATGTTCCGAGGCGAGGTGCGTCTGAAcgtggaggagaagaagacgaGGGCGGTGCGTGAACGAGAGACCCGCGGCGGAGGAGACGACCGTCGGGACATGAGGCGCAACGACCGGGGCCCCGGAGGTTCGAGAGGCATCGTGGGAAGCGGAATGATGCGAGAGCGTGACGGGAGGGGACCACCACCTCGAGGCGGCATGGCCCCCAAACCTGGCATGGGCTCCGGAAGAGGCTCCGGTGGCCAGGGAGAGGGTCGCTTCACGACCCAGCGCCGCTGA
- the LOC119485459 gene encoding WAS/WASL-interacting protein family member 3-like: MDLIMPTAALILLLCSQIQNSGALPVRRNLANYEPGASGKVKQGSFLKETVAADTRDERPPCEVVPDDDPLNATPPPPISVDKPGQKLPPPPPPHPPPPPHPPPPPPPPPHVLYQPIMPHYVLQYPVRGGSYYVHGQGAGQLPPHSPVGASGFLPAPQWFLDLQRDKRLPVVPQRNPTGSQRGPLLAQRSQSTSSETSSEEDGD, from the exons ATGGACCTGATAATGCCGACCGCAGCTCTGATTCTCCTTCTGTGCTCACAGATACAAAACTCAG GAGCTCTTCCTGTTAGGCGTAACCTCGCCAACTATGAACCAGGAGCTTCAGGAAAGGTCAAACAAG gGTCTTTTTTGAAAGAAACTGTTGCTGCTGATACAAGAGATGAGAGACCTCCATGTGAGGTTGTTCCTGATGATGATCCTTTGAACGccactcctccacctcccatCTCTGTTGATAAACCAGGACAGAAGctgccgcctcctcctcctcctcatcctcctcctccacctcatcctcctcctccacctcctcctcctcctcatgtccTCTACCAGCCCATCATGCCTCATTACGTTCTCCAGTATCCAGTCAGAGGAGGATCTTATTATGTGCATGGACAAGGTGCCGGTCAGCTTCCTCCACACTCACCTGTTGGTGCATCTGGTTTTCTCCCAGCTCCTCAGTGGTTCTTGGATCTTCAGAGAGACAAACGCCTCCCAGTGGTTCCTCAACgcaacccaacaggaagtcaaagAGGTCCCCTCCTGGCTCAAAGGTCTCAATCTACATCAAGTGAAACATCATCTGAAGAGGACGGTGACTGA